The following proteins are co-located in the Triticum aestivum cultivar Chinese Spring chromosome 1A, IWGSC CS RefSeq v2.1, whole genome shotgun sequence genome:
- the LOC123105895 gene encoding uncharacterized protein encodes MGLPLPRRCCNCGDPVTMPYLGGHGRAAAAAEGGEQRPPWVSHLAAADFSKPCSRDRVCDTCGGAAFCGHCCEEHHRGHVTSPAPTDDDATDHRRDSFCIGCRVAFCSELCAHHGLGHEVILVDEYEGWHCARCTGSERWFAVFAGIQTFRDNEGNLLVPLHRKPAAAAKPVEDGPWPPPWMFELVTTDFAKTCARDRVCNTCVGAAFCGHCCGEHHPGHDTAAYIPEDGLEATVVHRRDSFCTGCRVVFCSDLCAHHTSGEGHEVIPIDEFIEWHCVRCTGSERWFPALHCLLRLAFVDEHGNLFVPFQWNGEVEDGEELPWWMTHLGTADFSKTCTRDRVCNTCGGAAFCEHCCGEHHRGHDTCAAATDETEGSVAPAGYRRDSFCIGCGLAFCSELCAHHAGGDGHEIIPVDVYGDRHFLRCTGSEPWLASAFGDIETYEDKDGNLMVPGERKRSMIPEPGLRYATRHCGGTTVPPAAANPFVF; translated from the exons ATGGGGCTGCCGCTGCCGCGTCGCTGCTGCAACTGCGGGGATCCGGTGACCATGCCCTACCTCGGCGGCCacggaagggcggcggcggcggcggagggcggagaGCAGCGCCCTCCCTGGGTCTCTCATCTCGCCGCCGCGGACTTCTCCAAGCCGTGCTCCAGGGACCGCGTCTGCGACACGTGCGGCGGCGCCGCCTTCTGCGGCCACTGCTGCGaggagcaccaccgcggccacgtcACCTCCCCCGCCCCCACCGACGACGACGCCACCGACCACCGGAGGGATTCCTTCTGCATCGGCTGCCGCGTCGCGTTCTGCTCCGAGCTGTGCGCGCACCACGGACTGGGCCACGAGGTTATCCTCGTCGACGAGTACGAAGGATGGCACTGCGCGCGATGCACCGGGTCGGAGCGGTGGTTCGCCGTCTTCGCGGGCATCCAG ACCTTCCGGGACAACGAGGGCAATCTGCTGGTGCCGCTGCACCGGAAGCCGGCTGCAGCTGCAAAGCCGGTCGAGGACGGACCGTGGCCTCCTCCGTGGATGTTCGAGCTCGTCACCACCGACTTCGCCAAGACGTGCGCCCGGGACCGGGTCTGCAACACCTGCGTGGGCGCCGCCTTCTGTGGGCATTGCTGCGGGGAACACCACCCAGGCCACGACACCGCCGCCTACATCCCGGAGGACGGCTTGGAGGCTACCGTGGTGCACCGGAGAGACTCGTTCTGCACGGGCTGCCGCGTGGTCTTCTGCTCCGACCTGTGCGCGCACCACACAAGCGGCGAGGGCCACGAGGTCATCCCCATCGACGAGTTCATCGAGTGGCACTGCGTGCGATGCACCGGCTCCGAGCGGTGGTTCCCCGCATTGCACTGCTTGCTCAGGCTG GCTTTCGTGGACGAGCATGGCAACCTGTTCGTACCTTTCCAGTGGAACGGGGAGGTTGAGGACGGCGAGGAGTTGCCTTGGTGGATGACTCACCTCGGGACCGCAGACTTCTCCAAGACGTGCACCAGGGATCGCGTCTGCAACACCTGTGGCGGCGCCGCCTTCTGCGAGCACTGCTGCGGGGAGCACCACCGAGGCCACGACACCTGCGCAGCCGCCACGGACGAGACGGAGGGTTCGGTGGCACCCGCGGGGTACCGGAGGGACTCGTTCTGCATCGGCTGCGGCCTCGCCTTCTGCTCCGAGCTGTGTGCGCACCACGCGGGTGGCGACGGCCACGAGATCATCCCCGTCGACGTCTACGGCGACCGGCACTTCCTGCGATGCACCGGGTCAGAGCCGTGGTTAGCCTCCGCCTTCGGCGACATCGAG ACTTACGAAGACAAGGACGGCAACCTGATGGTGCCCGGGGAACGAAAGCGGTCCATGATCCCTGAGCCGGGCCTGAGGTACGCCACTCGCCACTGCGGCGGAACCACCGTGCCGCCGGCCGCTGCGAACCCGTTCGTCTTCTAG